The Festucalex cinctus isolate MCC-2025b chromosome 16, RoL_Fcin_1.0, whole genome shotgun sequence sequence ATTTGGCGGGAAATGAACGCAGCTACCTGTCATTTGCAGGAGCAAATCGTTGAGATCCGTAACGGCTTCATCGGGCATCACTTGGCCACCCAGGACGAACTCAAGTCTGCCTTCTTTTACAAGCTGCCGAACCTGGAGGGGAAGACGAGTTGGCCTGGGTTGTTAGAAGTTTAGAGAATATTCTTTGTAACATATACTATAGGTAATATGCACTTTGGGTgcaatttttcaaatgaaataacCTGTAACCCATTTAAACTCTTTGGTAACATAATTTGTggaacatagttccttggcaccaagatgcaaaaaaataaaaaatagtggcaaagcactacttttgcacTTTATAAATGAAAACTACCATTCGGCCCTAAAAAACGTTTATAGTTACATACATATTCCACAAGTCCACAACATAGTGTAAAAGCACTACTCTTGTCTCAAAGAAACTCCAACACACTTTAACATacttccttggcaccaagatgccaccaGATGGTGGCAAAACACTACTTTTGTTTAAACTCTAAATGAAACCCACTTGTTTTTCTTCGTGGCACGTTATAAAAAGGGTTTATTACATATAAATTACAGTTCACCTCTCCCCTCTGTAAATTCCATTCATTTGTTTGTAATGAGCCAACAAAACGATACATATTACAGACAGATGAAAATGTTATTGTGCATGAATTTTGGCATTCCCATGACTTAATTGTACCAGCATCGTACTTGTTTCTTTTGGGAGCCCGAAGCCACATTATCCCACCACAGTCGAAAGAATTCCTGCTCCACAGCGATAAACCTGCGATTCGTATCCTTGGAAAGCTCCTCCGTCACACTTGTGTACACGTTGGCTGCATAGGCGTGCATACTCTCCTGTGGATATCCCATTTTTATTAAGGTAAGTagggaaaaaaaccccacaaaaaaCAGCTAAACTTCTACCTGGATAGTGTACACCCAGCCGACATCCATATGACTGTGCGGGATAACAAACGTCTGAATTGGCTCGATTGCATCTGTCAATAGATCTGAACACGAAATTAAGTAAAATATGCTAAGTAAAAGTCgcattttaaatacatgtatattgATAGAATTGGGCACCAGTGCAAAACAAGCCTTGACTTCCGTGTTATTGTTGTGATGTGTCACGAGACCAACTACGGAAAGTCAGAAGGGCAATATGACCTTTGCGGTGTCTTACCTTTGAACTCGGAAGCAATTACTCAAACATTATGCACACTTGGAGGTGAACTTCTCCTCGCCAAACAATCAAGCATGTCCAAAAAcctaaaaatagtttttatatTTGGAGGATTTGTAACAGCCGTTGCTGCTGCGTTTTACCCCATTTTCTTCTACCCGCTCGCCCATAAAGACGAATACAGTAAGTGGCTAACAGTTATTAATTTTGTGCAATACTTTAGCTATTTAGATCACTGTAAAGTTCTGCAAACAAAATTCGAGACATTTGAATGACTAAAATTTGGTTTGTGTTAATGAGTTTGAACGTAATTGTTTTTTCCTCgtgcatatttattttcagCATCATTTAGCTACATGCTAGCTCTCTGACTGGTCGAAAATTAAAAGAGGGCATGATTTAATATTGAATTCGTGTAAAAATGCATGAATGAACTCTTTATTCCCCTCTTATTTCAGGAGAAGTGCAGAAAACGAACCGGGCAGGAATCGAGCAGGCCGACGTTCAGCCCGTCGGTAAGCACTCAGGATGACATCATTTTTGATTTTcagtggatttattttattttatttttagtatttttatctTTGTTACATTAAACAATTTcattcaaccttttttttttgactgagttTTAGGGATCAAATCATGAATAGCAAATATTCGTCAGTACTGGTAATTGATGGTGAAAGGTTCGTAATCACATAGATAAGAGGGTGGCAGCACACTCTAGTTGTCAGAATGAAACTCCTCAAATCACTTAAGAAGGAGGCAAAGCAATGCTTTTGTTTCTATAAAACTACTAaattcacttcaacatagttactTTGTACTaaaatgccacaatatatcatcaaaGCACTACATTTGTCTTAATGAAACTctgaactcacttcaacatagttccatgTCACCACCAAGATGCCATAAAAGGGTGCTTATCTTACCTAATAGATTACAGtggattacaaaataaaaaaaaatcagtaatttttaatattacaatgaTTATCCATCACAATTAAGAGCTAATGGTTCTTTTGTTTCCTCCCACCTCAGGTCTGAAGATTTGGTCGGACCCATTCAAGAGGTGATACCTGATGGGTGTGGCTGGAGTGCTCGGCATGTGAGTGAGCCAAGGATCTGACAATGTATTACTTTTGTGCGTTCAAGAGGGGACACcgtggaaaaggcactttgtgAACGGGGAAAGgacagtggtagagtggttagcATGCATGCCTCACATTAATGAGGTTCAGATTCTGAACTTCAGAATTGGAAGTCCTCTGTGGTATTTTCTTTATTGAATACTCTAAATTGCCCATCGGTGTGAACAATGTGAATGCTCGTCTAATGTCTATATGTGCTAGGCTAATTTACATCATCCCTGCCCCTATGCAGAGTTTCTCTGCCATGACTTGGAAACTCAGCTGGGTGaagatccagagccactttAAAGCCACTACACTGTCTGAAACACAATTGACTaatgtgttgtttgtttgtaaataaTCTGGAGTGCTTgcccacccatcaagtgtgaaattaaacaactacaGTAAGTAAACCTTTTGTCGTCTGCGTATTTCTAAAACTGTGTCTGTGAATGAACCAGATTGTTCCAGAATAGTGGGTCATATTTACATAATCCTCTCTCCACGCTGAGTTTTTCTGCCCTTGCCTTGGCAGCGGGGCTGGGTGAAGCTCCAGCGGCCACTTTCAAGCTATGGCTGGACGTCACTCTCTGAAACACTGATCATAtcaaagccaaaaggtaagcagagctgcaccaggttgtcttgtttttgtatgcacacgttttgttcaatttttcatttaaaagaaaaaacgttttgtttttgttttgtttttttagggttagggttggTTTGGACGTGCGTGCATTTTGAAGCAAGCACACTGTGGTGCCTTAGAGAGACCACACTTTACAAGCCTACTACCAATTCTACCAATTACTACGTTACCGAAGTTCTTCTCCTTCGGGTATCAGTAGCAGAAGGATGGTGGGGAAACATGTTAAGCCCCTGTAAGGTGCAGCACGACCTATGTAATGTAATTAGCGATTACTAGACATacgattatatttaaaaaatgtatgttgatgtgatagaacatacttttttttttttttttgcatattattgaaattagtagttttttttttatttttagaatagtACTTTTTAGATAatgcttgtaaaaaaatatatatttacataatatatattttataatctcttattagattaaaatgaaaaaaaaaaagacacaaacaccTTTAAGTAATTAAATTGATTCTTTTTGGGATCTagtacagtggttctcaaactttgcacaaagtaacactttaaaaaaatagttttaaaccACTGCAATATtacacagtttgaacattaactcTGCACTTAAATATAGggacattaaaattaaattaataataataattattattattaaagattaaaatatattgcacaaaaattaaatacaaaatttacCGAAATAAAAAAGATTGAATGCGCAAATGTACTAAAAAGATAAACAATACTGGACTGTCCTAAAGCAGTGATGCTTTCCTgtaccacaagagggcgcccgCGTTTAACGCATGATGAGGAAGGCACGCTTGACCTCTTTTGTCCAGGGGGAGCCCTTGTCATTGAAAAACAACAGCTgctttttggcatttttttttattattggggGAGGCCACCATTCTGGTAAGCAATTTTAATAAAACCATATTATTTGATTATCAGTTTAAAAGGGAACAGAAGTCTTCATGTAGGCTCAAAAAGACGCTTCTAGTGTGACTAAAAGCAGAGAAATTCCAAAATCACCCCTCACCTCCCCCCGTTTCTGCTTTTGTGGTTTCCTGACATTGAGCAGCATCCCTCGGAGGAAAGATGGATCCGAGAGGGATGAAGAAAGAGCTCAAGCATGTGTTTATGTTCCTTCGTGCACTTCCATCTTTCCGTGTAGCCTGTACTTAGGGACTCTCGGGCCCGCCGCCAACCGAAGGAGAAGGGCCGCTCTCCTCCTCAATCGACAAACAGCTCCATTGTTTATGTGAGCGTGTTATTGTTGGGCCGAGCTCCGAAACAAGAGAAAACTCCAGAGCCCGGCCTGAAAATTCCTCTCATTCCCCCGCTGGTGTTTTCCAGATTCCTCAAGCGACGGCTCCCGCGAGCCGAGGGGGAAATTGAAGCGAGCGGCGAGAGGAAGGGAAGCGCATTCTTGAGGTGACGCGTCACCTACGCGCAGCGTACAGACGCACGCTCTGTGTTGCCTTCTTGGCCTCGCCAGGCTGTGCAGCACTTCGTGTGTGATGACGTCTGCTCTTAACAGAAAAGTACATAGTTTGAATTTTGATTGTTCGTAGTTCTTGGTCAGGCTGAacaattttgacaaataatctaattgcgTTCCCCCCACCCCATGTAAAAtgcgtttattttgttttgttttttaaggtcCTCTTCcctgttttttgtctttaacaCAAGGTATAAGTTAATCTCAAATGACCCATGAATAAATGAAAGATGTTTTTATCTACTTAAGTTGGTGTTGTTAACTTATTAAATACATTGACTTGCAGACACGTGTTCGTGACAAGAACTTTACAAAATTCAACCAAACAATCTAGCGTAAACATGAGTCAGTGAGTCATAAATCAAATAgtaacaataaaacagaaaaatctGTGGCTTCATCATGTGaaattttcatgttttattaaaTCTGTGGACTGCACTTCTTATGCACTGAATTTAACTAAAATATCTGTACAACTAAAGCCTATAGCGACTGACCTTCTGGTGTGTGTGACTTAGCtatagggggcagtataatacatgaATACATACGTATACCCGAAGAAAACGGTCACAACTGCTCAAGAAGCTGGAGAAGTATTAGTGGTTACCCactgaggataaagaatatatgcctatgagtattgttatattgtttgTCTAAATGTGTGGttgtatatgtttttgttaaaatatcTGTTTTGTAAAGGATTATAACACCATAACATCAATGCTAATTTCATTAGCCCATCTATgatgttttgcattgtgtgttagcattagcatagcagactttttttttttttcaggcagtAATGGTGTGTTTGGTTAAACAAACAggtaatttattgttttatgattagtttgacGGTAAATTTACTTTGTCATAAAAGTCATTGTTGGACATGTCTTTATTCCTGTAAATGCCACTGGTGTGTAAATAATCCTTGTTATCATCACCACAGTTCACCACTCTAGTCGCCTTCATCGTCATCTGCTGCTGGAAATGTTGCGTGAGCAGCAGAGTCAGCAGCAGGTGCTTCCATCTTAAATTCCATcccattttattattgttttttttttactttgtgcaGGCAGGATGATTCTTGCACTTTGTTCTGTGTTTCAAGCGTGATGTCACTGAGTAATTTTAGTAGAAAGTTGGTTAGGGGAAATTTATGTGAGTAaaacttcattttatttattaaatgtagTAGAGTAAAATGTAAGTTGATGTAAATATAAATCATgtaaaatatgtatatgtgaAATTGGTAAAATAAGCTGGTTGTGGAAGTGCGTAGCTGTTAGCATCACTAGCTTTGGCTCTTCCGATTGTCGCTAGTCTACCATTCTACCATCAGCAGTGCAAAATGTCAATGCAACTCTATCCTCAATAAGATAAATGCACAAGTGTAATGAAAACCAAAAtgcttatttacttatttatttatttattttgtaggtTGGCTATGATGTAGCTTACAACGTGCTATGCTATAGCATAGACAAGATGAGACTTGGCGTAATggtgagttatttaaaaaaaaaaatcctatgcTAGTCCATTGAAATGTACCTTTATGTGAAACAGTCcgtggtgatttaaaaaaaaaataaaaataaaaaaaaaacgtttggagTGCTGTGCTAAAAAATTTCAATGACCATAGACTTCGACGGGACATACGTTGGCTACAAACTACCAAAAAAGTTGTTCAACACCTAGCAGAAATTAGTTGCTTGAAAAATCTTTGCTATGGTCAGAAAAATTTCTAAACTTGATCACATGGCTATGTTGCCAACTCTGACTTTGCTTTTGTAAACTatagtaaaataatttgtggaagcattgcacatgaaaaaaaaaaaatcaccctgacAAATAATTTAATCTTAATCTCTGTCACGCCGTCAATTGTGAGAGCAcatatgcatcttttttttgcctgtttgttgtttttgtctcccGATACCGCTGACAAACATCCATCTTATAATTTTCACATTAACGTTCTGCATTTACACAATAATTCAGCCTGTAATTAACATCACTCTTTGAAGCTACGCGGCTTCTCAGGATGCCATTGTCCAGCTGGAAGCAGCTCACTTGAACTACAATAGGTTGTTCAGTTACCATTCATCTTGCATATTTGTTTTCATCTGGttcaggatgaaaaaaaaaaaaatctgtggggGGAACAGGAGTACGTGGCTTAAAAAGTttggctgcggttgagcaaccTCCAAATGAGGTGAGCAGGAAATTGTCAAATGCGGCGTCGTGGTTGCCAGGATCCTGTCGCACGCGGGCCTGCGGCCGCATTTGGAACTCTGCAGGAAATGTTTAAGCAATTAGCTTCGAGTTTAAAATGTTGGAAAGAAGTTCTTATttcctctattttttttctttttattcgtTGCAGAGGAAAATCTTTGTTATGCACAAACCTCATCTTTCCAGTCTTGGAGCCTGTTCCACTGCATGAGCAAAGGCACAgttgaattgttatttttttttcttcttgaggAACGCACGTTCCTGATGTTACCGGCTTTCAGTCTGCTAGCACGGTACATTTATGTTTGAGTGTCTGGACGTGAGGTGTGATCGACCCATTTCTGTTTGAAACATACAGTTTCTATTCTGGTCTCCCTCTACtttgttctttttaaatatctgcCATTTCCTGTCAATTCTCAAAATGGGATAGACAGCTGACCATTTGCCCCGAGATCAGGCGtgtccaagttcggtcctcgagagcccctatccagcctgttttccatgtttgtctccaccaacacacctgactcatgatcaagatcgttatcaggcttctgcaaagcttgctaatgagcggatcattagattcagctgcgttgAAGGAAGGAGGCATGAAAAATAGGCTggacagtggctctcgaggaccggacttgggcaccacTGCCCTAGATGTTCCAAAGTCTAGAGTTTTTCCTTATAGTGGTCCCAAACTTTGGGATGAACTCCCAGTACACGTTGGACAAACCCCTTTgctatccatttttttaaaacacactttTGTCTCTTGGGGTTCAACACAGCATGAAACTTGAGCCCTTATGTTCAATCGTCAAACATTCAAGTGAGGGCATCCTGAGGTAGAGCACCTGGAACAACGTAACTGAACCAGAAGAAGACTGAGGAAAGATGTCGAGGCGCCCAAGAATCTCGACACGGACGATTTGTGGGGCACTCTTGGATAAAATTCACACCGGAACTTTCCGACATGGATCCAGAACTGAATGTGGCTCGTTCGTTCCATTCAGAGGACAAACCGGGGTGTGTTCCAAGGGAAGAATCCTGGGATGGCGTCGGCCCAAATTGAGTGTCTTCCATTTTATGTCGGAATCAGTGGGATGAAGGATGCTAGTAGGGGTTTAGAAGGAAAACCAAACGTGTACTTGTGGCTTGTGGAGTTCTGATGCACTTTACTGCGCGTCTGACTCGCTTCCACTAGCTGGCGTGCAGCTAGCAACACACGCTCGCCATGTATTCAGCGCTCACCCTTAATTTTGTATCCTAATATTACTCGGAAAACAGCCCTGTTAACAATTGgcttattcagtttttttttttcttctgtttcttcctttttttctctctgaagCTTCTGCGTTTACTTCAGTTTcttcatttttcttattttgcttCATCTGTTTTGTCTGTTTAGCTTCTGTTTTCTTTTGCACCTTTTTATGTTTGTGCTTCTGCTTCTTCTGTGGTTTgtgtttcttcttctgcttcttcttctgtaGTTACCTCGTCAACGTCGCCTTTTGTCTTCTGCAGCTACTTTTGCTTTATCTGGAAAAATGTCCATTTGGGGACATGTACGATCGGCCACACCAAATTCATCCAGCCGTGGACTTCCACGATGCGAATGCAGTAATAGATTTCCAAGGCCGAGATGAGACGCTGTGGGAGCGGTTGCGCAGTGATTTTGGAGGGTGGGGGGGTTTAAGAGAAGCATCTGCCTAAGTCAACTTGCAGAAACGCTGAGGAATTGGGCTCCGGAACGTGATGGTGTAACCAGAGCGTCTGTTTGGGAATAGCCCGAGGGATCTGCGCTCGCTCGTTTGTCCGAAAGTCGCTCTTCCTTGCAATTTGAGGAGATGGAGtacgcacgtgtgtgtgtgagtgtatgTAATGGGGGAAGTATACAGGACGACAAGGTCGGGAAAACAAGTCTCAGGAAACCCGATACGTTCAGTAGGCCTACCTCGCCGGCATCAACACAGacgcttttctttctttctttctttcattctttctttctttcttagtaTTAAGTATTCGTTTTAAGCTACTGGAAAAACATTATGCTAGAAAAGGACCCATTTCCATTTCTTCTATTATTCTTCTACCTCTTCTGCTTCATTCTTATCTTCTGCCTTGACATTTGCTGCTTCTTCTCCTTTATCTTTTGTTGCTTCTTCTTTCTCCTACTTCATATTTTCTccttctgatttttttcccccctcctcttCTACATGAACCAAATCATTTCCCAGCCGTCATTCTGATCCGGCACGGTCGTGATCCTACGTATTACCGTGGCCAACACTGCCGAGGCGCCTAAGCACCTGCCAAAAAGAAATCAGCCTCTCTCCTTGTCGCTGCAGCGCACGCTTCCTTCATCTTATCCGTTTTCCACCCTCCCCAAAGGCCTTGCCACCCCTTTaaccgcacacacgcacgctacTCCCATGCGTCTTCCCTCTTCCTCATCTATCAGTCTCACTTTGTGCCTCTCTGTCTCCAACTTATCGCCTCCCGTCTCCTGTCCTCTTTCTCCGGGATGGCCTTGAGTATGCGGATTGGCACAATGCCCGGACTGACCCCGCCCCCTGCCGCGAAACAGCACGTCTGGACCACCGCCCGGACTGCACAGACAGATACAGGCACGCAGATGTGAGCCTTTAATGTCCAGCAAGGCCCTCAGCAATTAGCCTTTCAATGTGACTCAAGTGTCGAATGTTGACTTCCCTGTCCACTTTTCATTTAAAGATATAATATTAGCAACAACGGCATAGTCTTAAGCGGGCTTCATACTCaccatatttaatatatttaccaATTTTTCAATTGTGACAGTACAGAACTTAGCCCATTGTGTGTTATTGCTACTAGCTAGGGTGGCATTAGCAGTATACTTCAGCAACTACGTGGACTGTTGCGCAGAAAAACATGGCAGATGGGCAAAACTCTCACTCTGAACGTATCCTTTAGCACAATATTTTAGAGATATTTTGAGCGAAAAATGCTCAAATTCAGCCTGTTTATCGATTTTGTGTCTATCCCACTTAGCAGCATCCAGTACAAGAGCATATATTATTTGGCCTCGGGTTACCAAATATGGTCCCCTTACTACAGTAGTCACAGCTGGAAGGACCGAGTGGTTACCGGTTGCAGCTCTGTTCCGCAGATGTGCTACCAGCGAGGTCGACAGCACTCGCTCACTTTTGCGGTTTTCCTCCAATGAGCTCACCACCCTCTTAAAAATAACAACGGTGACATCACTATTTTTTTGGCCCACCGCTGagcggaaacaaaaaaaaaagagagggaagATGGTTCTTATTTAAAGGTAATAA is a genomic window containing:
- the smim20 gene encoding small integral membrane protein 20 translates to MSKNLKIVFIFGGFVTAVAAAFYPIFFYPLAHKDEYREVQKTNRAGIEQADVQPVGLKIWSDPFKR